The Armatimonadota bacterium genome contains a region encoding:
- a CDS encoding type IV pilus twitching motility protein PilT, protein MLTRCVEMGGSDLHFKTDTGKVYVRVLGELRALEDVPHFSDAEFRDELKQLLKPEQIARMERDLELDFAHEIVGVSRFRGNLYQQRNHLQAAFRVIPYRIASMEELNLPEACYDFITRPRGLVLVTGPAGSGKSTSLAAMIDRINKTRHDHIVTVEDPIEFVHDDHMALINQRELDNDTLSFSNALKYVLRQDPDVILVGEMRDLETIHLAITAAETGHLVFATLHTVDAVQTVDRIVDVFPTYQQQQIRMQLSVNLLGVVSQSLVKRKDGKGRAAAFEVLVATAAVRNNIRENKTHQLASMIQTGHKQKMQTLDQALIHLVEQGVIEIEDARNKAKDRFEFERLMQFTKQNQQAVGHATQVVGPTVNQGIPPVAKPPGTP, encoded by the coding sequence ATGCTCACCCGGTGCGTCGAGATGGGAGGCTCTGACCTCCACTTCAAGACAGACACTGGCAAGGTTTATGTTCGCGTTTTGGGTGAGTTGCGCGCGCTCGAAGATGTGCCGCATTTCAGCGACGCGGAATTTCGAGATGAGCTGAAGCAACTCCTCAAGCCTGAGCAGATCGCTCGAATGGAAAGAGATCTTGAACTGGACTTTGCCCATGAAATAGTTGGCGTCAGTCGTTTCCGAGGCAACCTGTATCAGCAGCGAAACCACCTGCAAGCTGCCTTCCGCGTGATTCCTTATCGCATCGCGTCGATGGAAGAACTGAATCTCCCAGAAGCGTGTTACGACTTTATCACTCGTCCGCGCGGATTAGTGTTGGTGACCGGCCCAGCGGGAAGCGGTAAATCTACGTCGCTCGCTGCGATGATCGACCGGATCAATAAGACGCGTCACGATCATATCGTCACAGTGGAAGACCCGATCGAGTTTGTACACGACGATCACATGGCCTTGATCAACCAACGGGAATTGGATAATGATACGCTGAGCTTCTCAAACGCGCTCAAGTATGTGTTGCGCCAAGACCCGGACGTGATTCTGGTCGGCGAAATGCGTGACCTTGAGACAATCCATCTCGCGATCACGGCTGCTGAAACGGGGCACTTGGTCTTTGCCACGTTGCATACCGTGGACGCAGTGCAAACCGTGGACCGTATCGTAGACGTGTTCCCGACTTATCAACAGCAACAGATTCGAATGCAGCTCTCGGTGAACCTATTGGGTGTGGTGAGCCAGTCCTTGGTCAAGCGCAAAGACGGCAAAGGTCGGGCTGCCGCCTTTGAAGTCCTTGTGGCGACAGCGGCTGTGCGCAACAACATTCGCGAAAACAAGACTCACCAGCTGGCATCGATGATCCAAACCGGGCATAAGCAGAAGATGCAAACCCTGGACCAAGCGCTGATTCACTTGGTAGAGCAAGGTGTGATCGAAATCGAGGACGCCAGAAATAAAGCCAAAGACCGGTTTGAGTTCGAACGCTTGATGCAATTTACAAAACAGAATCAGCAAGCCGTTGGCCACGCAACCCAAGTTGTTGGACCGACGGTGAACCAAGGAATTCCACCAGTAGCGAAGCCGCCTGGAACGCCTTAA
- the rplC gene encoding 50S ribosomal protein L3 encodes MLPGILGTKVGMTHIYDADGRMIPVTVVEAGPVWVTQIKTQETDGYSAVQIGFGVAREKDLTFPKFGHLKKAGLTHNVKRMKEFRMDDVSAFATGQEIASGEVFAEGDEVVVTGTSKGRGFQGGVKRYGFAGQHMTHGYMTHRRPLSSGATGPQRVFKGTRKPGQMGNVTVSQKGLKIVGVDAERNLILIDGSIPGPNGGEVLVTKVVK; translated from the coding sequence ATGCTACCGGGAATTCTCGGAACGAAAGTGGGAATGACGCACATCTATGACGCAGATGGGCGCATGATCCCTGTTACGGTTGTCGAAGCCGGTCCAGTTTGGGTGACTCAAATCAAAACCCAAGAAACGGACGGTTATTCGGCAGTCCAAATTGGTTTTGGCGTCGCTCGGGAAAAGGATCTAACCTTCCCGAAATTTGGTCACCTGAAGAAGGCTGGCCTCACCCACAACGTCAAGCGGATGAAAGAGTTCCGCATGGATGACGTGAGCGCTTTTGCTACCGGACAAGAAATTGCTTCTGGCGAAGTTTTCGCTGAAGGCGATGAAGTTGTTGTCACCGGTACCAGCAAGGGCCGCGGCTTCCAGGGTGGTGTGAAGCGATACGGTTTTGCTGGTCAGCACATGACCCACGGTTACATGACCCACCGACGACCATTGTCGAGCGGTGCAACGGGTCCGCAACGAGTTTTCAAGGGAACTCGAAAGCCAGGTCAGATGGGTAACGTCACCGTTTCCCAGAAGGGCTTGAAGATCGTTGGTGTGGACGCAGAGCGAAACTTGATCCTGATTGATGGAAGTATCCCCGGTCCTAATGGTGGCGAAGTTTTGGTCACCAAGGTGGTGAAGTAA